Within the Phaseolus vulgaris cultivar G19833 chromosome 9, P. vulgaris v2.0, whole genome shotgun sequence genome, the region GCAGCCATGTAAAAATTTTGCTGTTATTATGAGAAGTgcatgctgataaaaaaaaaattatgagaagTGCATTTTGTTAAATAAACCAAGCCTCATTGCCAAGATgagaaacaataaaaaaaatacatcctAAGGGAGAGAAATTATCATGTAATCCCCACATAAGACTGTAGAGATTAGCTTATGATAATTTAAGATATATAATACATACCACAATAGTAAGTAGTTAAAATACGAGCATCTGGAGCATACGCATGAATCTCACTAGCCATATTGCGAACGGAATCATATTGTTCCAAGTTCAGTGGCTggaaaaattatgaaaacaaaaacagcTGATCAGGGTCATAGCATGCTGGACCTGGTACATAGCTATACTAACGAGGCAGTAAAAATATAAGGAAGCtattaaaaagaattattaGACAGAAAAGCATGAAAATAATTAACCAATAACTACAGAAAGAGTCACTTgcctgtttttatttttcttaaacagCACTATCAAATCCAGAGATAGAATAAAGGTCTATCTAAACTAAGATGTCATCCTAGAGAAgaacattttatattattgcAAAACAATAGCACACATGTCTATACCTCATCCCACAAGTAAAAGTAAGCTTTTCTCCAGTGAGCCTTGGTTCTCAATATCTCAACTTGTTTCTGCAAGTAATCCTTCGCCGCATCATTACTGTGGCACATCAACAGATGGGTTGAATCTCATCAGTTTTCATTGCAAATATACCTGATAGAAGCAAACGGAAACAACTGACTGTATACCCGGAGATTACTTGTTTATATGGTACAGCATATGCTGCCAACCGTGGATCTGAAAAATATTCATCTGACTTTGGATGATCCGCTACAATGGCAAGAAGTGAGGAAGTTTCAGCAATCCCATATTAATTCTCTTTTTGGAATTGATTCTGTCAAACTTATTGCCGCATAAAAATACCTGGCCATGGAGATGTGTATGTCAAAACACGCATACCATCAGCCCATTTACAAAAATAAGGGCTGATTCTATATTGAAGAAGCCATTTGAAATGTTGATCCAATGCCTCATACCACTCAGCTGTCCCTTGTTGAACACCAAATCGATCCTCAATTACAGTATCAGATATCTGGTGTAATAAAGGTAAAAAACAAGTTTGCAACAGATAAACTTTTCTAATTCCTAATTTCACAAAGATATAGGTCCAAAGTGCAACAGTGAATGAAATATAAGTGCCAGTTACGTTCTCTACAAACTGTTAAGAAATATaagtttattatattaaatgggGAAATATCTTGGTAAATAATCCTcattattagttattaaattttttctCTGTTACTACATCATTTCCTCATTATAAATAAGAATGTGCATGTGTGTGTACATGACCCCAAACATTACAAAAAGGTAAATATAATCATCTGGATTTAAATCTTTGGCCTTTTATGGGTAGAGGATACACCAAATACAGCAGGGAGCGAGGGAGTTTCAGGAAGTACAAATTCCCAAACAGTCAGATTTAACTTCACCCGTAGGGAGAGATTTGAAATGGCATCCTCATCCATTATGTCTACTGGTCCATTATCTGAAATGAATTCAGAAAATGATGGGGACACGAGAATCCTTCTTAAAGATGTAGTTGCAGATTTCACCCTTTCAACCTAAACACAATATgcttagataaaaaaaaaaccataatGGCATCAAGGTCAACAAGAGTATCAAAATGAGGAACAGTGATAAAAAAAACCCACCACTTCTTCTAATGGTTTCCCATCGATAGGCTCGATAACATCAAGACATCCCTTTAGGTCCCTATACAATTGATGTTTCTCAACCTTGCTTAAACTTTGAGCAGGAGATCTGTGCAGTGGGTAAAGTTGACAAAGTTGATAAAcagaaattacaaaattatgtGTAACACAAAATCAGAAgtgaaggaaaagaaaagggCTCACTCTGCATCTGCTTTTATGGCAGTAATGACAATCTCTCCTTCATATTGTCCTGGAGGTTGAGAACTAGGAACATCAATAGATATCCAAAGAGCAGTAGTCTCCCTAAAGAAGCAAAAGAATGCCAAAAACAGTGAAAACTGAAAAAGCAGTCAACCATCCAGCAACTTTTGCACACAGCACTAGAACTCAAGAGAACATAAATCAGACAAGTACCCAGGAAACAGGTTTATTTGACTGACTGGAAGCTCAACAGGAACAAGAGCATCTGGTACACCTAAAATGGGCACCACCCGTCGCAACAGTAGTGACTGCCCAACAATCAGTCTGCCAAAACTGATGTCAGCATAAAATGGAAGTAAATCATGTATTTGTTCCATACAATATGAAAAACTCCAACCTGTCTCCAGATGTGGAGCATAGGTCATTGCACTGAATCTGCACAGTCCCTGCAGCAATAGAACCAGCCCATGAAACCTTTGGTCGGATAGCTATTTGCACACTCTCCCTCTCATTTCT harbors:
- the LOC137820113 gene encoding uncharacterized protein isoform X1; its protein translation is MDNSAGNSQDVVVPPVEGVAGGGTAYGWNDGGTLGLNVKGPVDPTEIPTRDLVHVWCMPNTANVGPQDMARHLEPINLLAARNERESVQIAIRPKVSWAGSIAAGTVQIQCNDLCSTSGDRLIVGQSLLLRRVVPILGVPDALVPVELPVSQINLFPGETTALWISIDVPSSQPPGQYEGEIVITAIKADAESPAQSLSKVEKHQLYRDLKGCLDVIEPIDGKPLEEVVERVKSATTSLRRILVSPSFSEFISDNGPVDIMDEDAISNLSLRVKLNLTVWEFVLPETPSLPAVFGISDTVIEDRFGVQQGTAEWYEALDQHFKWLLQYRISPYFCKWADGMRVLTYTSPWPADHPKSDEYFSDPRLAAYAVPYKQVISGNDAAKDYLQKQVEILRTKAHWRKAYFYLWDEPLNLEQYDSVRNMASEIHAYAPDARILTTYYCGPNDAPLASTPFEAFVKVPSFLRPHNQIYCTSEWVLGNREDLVKDIIAELQPENGEEWWTYVCMGPSDPHPNWHLGMRGTQHRAVMWRVWKEGGTGFLYWGANCYEKATVASAEIKFRHGLPPGDGVLYYPGEVFSISHQPVASLRLERILNGLQDIEYLRLYASRYGRDESIALLERTGVYFGPERYTFEHMPIDAMRGQIFNACRS
- the LOC137820113 gene encoding uncharacterized protein isoform X3, whose product is MHLAGNSQDVVVPPVEGVAGGGTAYGWNDGGTLGLNVKGPVDPTEIPTRDLVHVWCMPNTANVGPQDMARHLEPINLLAARNERESVQIAIRPKVSWAGSIAAGTVQIQCNDLCSTSGDRLIVGQSLLLRRVVPILGVPDALVPVELPVSQINLFPGETTALWISIDVPSSQPPGQYEGEIVITAIKADAESPAQSLSKVEKHQLYRDLKGCLDVIEPIDGKPLEEVVERVKSATTSLRRILVSPSFSEFISDNGPVDIMDEDAISNLSLRVKLNLTVWEFVLPETPSLPAVFGISDTVIEDRFGVQQGTAEWYEALDQHFKWLLQYRISPYFCKWADGMRVLTYTSPWPADHPKSDEYFSDPRLAAYAVPYKQVISGNDAAKDYLQKQVEILRTKAHWRKAYFYLWDEPLNLEQYDSVRNMASEIHAYAPDARILTTYYCGPNDAPLASTPFEAFVKVPSFLRPHNQIYCTSEWVLGNREDLVKDIIAELQPENGEEWWTYVCMGPSDPHPNWHLGMRGTQHRAVMWRVWKEGGTGFLYWGANCYEKATVASAEIKFRHGLPPGDGVLYYPGEVFSISHQPVASLRLERILNGLQDIEYLRLYASRYGRDESIALLERTGVYFGPERYTFEHMPIDAMRGQIFNACRS
- the LOC137820113 gene encoding uncharacterized protein isoform X2: MDNSGNSQDVVVPPVEGVAGGGTAYGWNDGGTLGLNVKGPVDPTEIPTRDLVHVWCMPNTANVGPQDMARHLEPINLLAARNERESVQIAIRPKVSWAGSIAAGTVQIQCNDLCSTSGDRLIVGQSLLLRRVVPILGVPDALVPVELPVSQINLFPGETTALWISIDVPSSQPPGQYEGEIVITAIKADAESPAQSLSKVEKHQLYRDLKGCLDVIEPIDGKPLEEVVERVKSATTSLRRILVSPSFSEFISDNGPVDIMDEDAISNLSLRVKLNLTVWEFVLPETPSLPAVFGISDTVIEDRFGVQQGTAEWYEALDQHFKWLLQYRISPYFCKWADGMRVLTYTSPWPADHPKSDEYFSDPRLAAYAVPYKQVISGNDAAKDYLQKQVEILRTKAHWRKAYFYLWDEPLNLEQYDSVRNMASEIHAYAPDARILTTYYCGPNDAPLASTPFEAFVKVPSFLRPHNQIYCTSEWVLGNREDLVKDIIAELQPENGEEWWTYVCMGPSDPHPNWHLGMRGTQHRAVMWRVWKEGGTGFLYWGANCYEKATVASAEIKFRHGLPPGDGVLYYPGEVFSISHQPVASLRLERILNGLQDIEYLRLYASRYGRDESIALLERTGVYFGPERYTFEHMPIDAMRGQIFNACRS